The DNA sequence TGTGATCGGTCTTATGTGTGAAAGACACCATGCGTGAATTCTCCGGTGCGAACAAGTACGTCTTGTCAGTGCTTCCACTACTGTAGGCTGCGTCGTCACCAAGATGAGCTCTGCGTCGAACCTTGGGACCAACGCCCTGACCCTCTTTCCAGCCCATCCTTTTCAACAATTTGACTCCCATTGTCTCACCGCCACTTCTAAAAAGGTCCATTAGCCCTCCCCGGCGGTTGGCGTCGACATCTGTGGACCCAAACCCGGAGAATTCATCGGTAATGTGTAGATTTCGAGATTCTTCTGCCTCCCGGATATCCTCTTCGTCCATGAAGTCTTCTACTCGTTGTTGTCGAGCATCCTTTGCTCGGCTCTGTCGCGAGGAAACAAAAGTTGAGGGCGTCCATCCTTCCTTCGATCCGACGGTGTTGAAGTACCTGAAAGACGCGACCACCTTTAGTGCGCTGTCCAACACTATCCATGAATCGTGAGCTCACCCGGCACTGAATCCACCGGTGAAGGCCCCATGGAGGCGTTTCCTTCCCCGGTCATCTGTCACCTCCTGTTTCCAGATCGGTACATAAGATCCGTCGTCGCGGACGCCGGCATCCAGCGGCGGAAGCGGAGTTCCGTAAAAGGCATAAGGAGACTCCTGTGTTTGCAGGTCAGCCTCAAAGGCTGCGCGAGCCCTTTTGCCGGACATTTTCAGGTTATGCGACGCTAGACTTTGCCGTTAAAAGCTGGGCATTCTGTAAGGCTAGTGTGATGAACATATCAGTCAATCAAGTCTAGGAAAGTATGCACACACATACGAGCCCAAGCATACCTAAGTAGAGCAACGCAGTTGATATGGTGCTAAatccaagcccaagcccACTATGACGGCGGTAACTTTGATTGTCGCTGCAACGGCAGAGGTGCATTGAAGCCGATGGCACATCAGCTGGGATGCATCATGGGTCCGTTCAGACTATATCATGTGACGAGGCGGTGCTCATCACAGACCGCCACATATATGTGGCGGAAGCACGTGTCACGAGGACGTGTTATTCCGTAGACTTTGTCCTTAGTGTAGTTGCCGAATACTGGTACTAGTGGTATGGTAGGAAGGTACCTAACTATACACCCAATTGACTTGGTTAAACTGGATGCAACCTAGGCTCTTTCCGAGGGAGAACTCCGTCTGGAACCATCACATTTCTAATGTTTAGTCCGTCGCCCTAGATTACCCAATTACCGTAGTCGTGGTCTAAGACAATGATCCAGTTATCTTTATAAATATCAAAATTTATAAAAGGGGCTTGTGCCCCTAAAAACGAGTAGGGTCGTGAGtatttactccgtactttaCTCTAAGTTGAGGGAAGAACCCTGGCGGGTTAGTTCGCTCCAGAGATTGGATGAAGAGACAACCTTAATACTGATAGACTGTGTTGAAGAATGAACGTTGCGGTATGAAATGctccattcttttctatttgTTTTAGGGATGGTGGTAGTACTGAGGAACGAGTGAGAAATGAATTGCATTAGTGCCTACCGCTCTGGGCCAATTCAATTTAGTAGTTTGGGCCCAAGCTAGTATTTCCACTAAGTACTATGTACTAGTCCCTGTTACATAGGTAGCTGTGTTCAATTGAGCTTCCTTACAGAGTATACTTAcaattgtacatacatacaaggTCTAGACAGATGTATATACGTATCTACCTATATGTAAGCCCAGCCTCATTTGAGATAGAAAAACCCTGTTTTTATCACTGACAATGCCTCTGTGGTGACGTCAAGCTGTTATGTATAGTACATCAGGTTCAAGCAACTCTTTGTATGTATTTCCACCCTGATTGTCAGGAATTCTTTCATTGTCGCTGGGATACCACGGTGCCCGAAACACCACCACCTTATACTCCCACGTGAATGGTTGAACATATGCACAACGAGTCTTTGAGAATGGATCATCCAGCAAATTTAGATTTCTGTAGTGGCTCAACCGAGTCCATGGGCCTATGAAAACTATCTCCTGCTATAGCCATCCTGTAGCTAATAAAGAGCTGATGGGATCATCTGGCTGTTCAAAGGTAAATGTCATACGGACATACTCGGTACATCTATACGGACAGACAATACGAGATACTTGTATTAATCTTGGATTGCCCCTCATGATACCTTATCACGGTTAGCTTaactttgcttttttttttattgttattttttgattttctggaCGCAACCGCCAATTCGGCCAGCCTTTGATTTCCCCCTGCATATTGCCATTGCTAGGGATAATCGAAATTATGTTaggagaaaattgagaaCAAGGTTACGATATAGTACATGATAATTTAAGCAGTAAAATGGGCAAGTCATAAGTCACCTCCACATGGTGCCCCCAATTGGGACAAAACAATAGACTATCGCAATATCCATGACCACGTCCACTTTAAACCCGTGGTACTAAACATAGTACAGATGATACTAAGATACCTGAACGGTACCGTTGTGACTGATTTGCGGCCCCTGGCCCCGTGTCTCTTTCTCCGCAGCCGCATCCATCGTTCAGTCAAACTAACCCACTGCTTGTTTCTCACTACTAATCATCGCACTTGCTTtctgttctctctttccttgtgTTTAATCTCACCGGtcctcccttttttttatccgTTGCGTTTCTTTAGTacgtctttcttttctgttcttttctctcttaATTTAACTCGACTTGTATATGGGGGTGTATCGAAAACCGTCTGCTGGACGTTTCGACGCCTGGCTTGAGCGCCTTGTCAGCAAAGGCCATTCATTCCCCCCCGCTCCCCCCGACCGGTCCTTGACATACCAATAGTAGTACTTAGTATTGGGTCTCCCCTTGGACGTTATTTGCCCCAAGCCGATCCGCTTTCAAAACCaccccctcctccatcaCCCAAAATTTTCGGGTTGACTGAAGAAAAGCTTGGGCCATCATTGACTGGGGCTATTCTAATTTCGCATCGTGATGTCCACAACTGCCCCATCGTCAGCGTCGCCATCGGTCGTCCGCAGCCATTCCACAACCTCCCGACCTCCTTCCTATCGCCCTGTTGTCTCGTCCGATAATCCTCACCGAACCCGAAGTGTTGCAGTTAGGCCCGCGACAGCTCATCAATCCTCTccacaacaccaccatcatcactcGCAGCATTACCACTCACATTCCCATTCCAAATCACAATCTTATGATCGCCGGCCTCCTTCGAACCAAGCGGTATTTGATAATATAGCTCGTCGAGATCTTGAGCACCCGGTATCCACCCGTCGGAGTAACTCGAGAGAGCGGTCTCAGGAGCGTCCGTCTACTGCTTACCGTGCCGAGCCTCCTTCGAATAAACATCACCGGAACTTGTCCGTCCAGGGTCACCAGCGGGATAGCATCGACATGGCTGCCGCAGGGCCTGTCATGGCCGAGGGTGTCGCTGGCCCGCAGCAGATTGCTTCGGGTTCGCGCCTGCACCCGGGTACTATGCCGTCGAAGCGTCGCACGACAATCACAACCCCGTCAGGTCAGTGGGCTCTGGGGAAAACCCTAGGAGCAGGGAGTATGGGCAAGGTCAAGGTTGGGAAGAACATCGAGACCGGAGAACAGGTGAGCATTACTTATCTCGAATCGGTGAGCTCGTTCAATTAACATGGTTCATCTTAGGTGGCCGTTAAGATCGTACCCAGGCAGTCGACGGAGGAACATCGGAGTTCACGCGATGCTGAACGCGCAGATCGTTCGAAGGAAATTCGGACGGCTCGAGAGGCCGCCATTGTTAGCCTTGTGAACCATCCATATATTTGTGGTATGAGAGATGTGGTGCGTACCAATTACCACTGGTACATGCTCTTCGAGTTGGTCAATGGTGGTCAGATGCTGGATTACATTATATCCCATGGGAAACTAAAGGAGAAGCAAGCGCGGAAGTTCGCACGGCAAATTGCCGGTGCGCTGGATTACTGTCACCGCAACAGCATTGTGCATCGTGACCTGAAGATCGAAAACATCTTGATCAGCAAAACCGGTGACATCAAAATCATCGACTTCGGTTTGAGTAACCTCTTTTCTCCAAGGAGCCTTCTGAAAACATTCTGTGGTAGTCTTTACTTCGCTGCTCCGGAACTATTGCAAGCGAGGCAATACACCGGGCCAGAGGTGGATGTCTGGAGTTTTGGGATCGTTCTCTACGTCTTGGTCTGCGGGAAGGTACCGTTCGATGATCAAAGCATGCCAAAATTGCATGCGAAAATCAAGCAGGGCGTGTTCGAGTTTCCGCAGGGGCTGTCCGCAGGTTAGTAACACTATATACTCACAGCACTCTTAATGTTCGAATAGTCACTGAATTGGGCATAATGGCAGAATGTCGCAGCATCATTTCGCGCATGCTGGTTACTGATCCCAAACAGCGCGCAAGTTTAGCGGAAATCATGAATCATCCGTGGATGAACAAAGGATACAGTGGTCCTCCTGAAAACTATCTTCCACACCGTGAACCATTGCAGCTTCCGTTGGACCCAGAAGTTATCGAGAAAATGACGGGCTTCGATTTTGGCTCGCCAGAATACATCACCGCGCAGCTTACCAAGATCTTAGAATCCGAAGATTATCAGCATGCCGTAAGAACAAGTATACGTGAGCACCCGGCGCCGAATCACGGCGAGAAAAAGCGTGGCATGTTCGACTTCTACAAGCGGCGAAACTCGACGAGCCGAGACACCCTCTCTGCCCCTTCTGCAGAGGCTGTTCAACTGGGAAATGATCCTTTGAATGCATACAGCCCCCTGTTGTCTGTTTATTACCTTGTTAAGGAGAAGCTTGAGAAAGAACGGGCCGAGAAAAGTCCTGGGGCTCTTGGTGTTCCACACTCAGCCGGAGACGCTATGCTCCAGATGCCCGACCTCCCAGCTCCGGAAGCAGCACACACGAATCAGTATCAAGTGCCAGGGGAGAAGGACAATACTAGGAGGGCCCGTCCTCGAGCCAGGACCCATGGCGACGATGACCTCGCCGAGGGGGTTAAAAATCTCAATCTGGCTCCTGGACAGGGATCTCCTGCTCCCACAGCGTCACAACCAGAAACCCctgtgaagaaagaaagcacTGCAGCGGGTATCTTGAGGCGATTCAGCACTCGCAGAACAAAGGATCGCGGCCGCGATCCAGACCGTGGCAGGGTTTCCAGTCCGCATGCCCCATCATTAAACGTGCAGCCACCTGCCGACTCGGCGTCTCCATTGTCTAGAGGGTTTAGTATGAGAAGGGCCAGACGTGCCGAGCCAACCCCTGCAAATATTCCTTCTGTGGGAAGCCAGCCGCAGCACCAAGATCTTCTCAAAGCTCCAGGATCACAAGAGCCGGCCTCACGATCCAACAAATCCCTGGGAAGATCGACCAGTGTCAACTCGGCTGATTACCGAGCTCGGCGGGCAGCACGCAGGAACGATCAAGATGGAGCAGGCCAGCCACCCCCAACCAGTGGATCTGATTATTCTAGCGCAAGTGCACACAAAGACCAGACACCTCAGAAGGAAACCAGGACAGGTCGCACGCATGCCTCAAGAACGATGTCACTCGGCCATGCTCGCCGTGAAAGTATACAGGCTCGTAGGGCCAGACGGGATGCTGCTAGAGAAGCAAATGTTCCCGAGGAGACTGATGCAGATATTTCTGGCGCAGGAACTGCGCTGGAAAGTGCAAATGAAGGGGAGGATCTATCGAAACCGGTGTACCTCAAGGGTCTTTTCAGTGTTTCCACTACTAGTAGCAAGCCACTACCCGTTATTCGAGCCGATATCATTCGTGTCCTTAGGCAGCTCTCCGTGGACTACGATGAAATCAAGGGAGGCTTTAGCTGCTGCCACACGCCGAGCATTGAGATAGATAAAGTGGTTGATGTCGGGCCCCCAAGCCCGGACCGGCAGGGCCACGTGTCTAATCACCGCCGACGTATCAGTTTCGGGGGGTTCCTgggtcatgatgatggcaaGGAGGAGATCCGACACACCCCCCGGTCCCAACGTCGAACTCGTGCTCCGGACCATAGTTTCGTCACCAATTCAGAGGCGTCCGAAGAATATCTTGCTGCACGCGACAACAATGTGGTAGTCGGGGAACGTGTCATGGGTGAGACTACCACGCGAGTTCAAAGCGACACCGGAGAGAACCTGGTTCTCCGGTTTGAAATCCTTATTGTCAAAGTGCCGCTGTTCTCTTTGCACGGTATCCAATTTAAGAAGGTGTCCGGCGGCATGTGGCAATACCGGGAGATGGCTAAGAAAATTCTGGACGCCCTGAAACTCTAGGATGCATCTTTAATCTTCATACGATAGCATGAGACACTACTGTCAGTCATAAGGATTATGGTTGATGCGGATGGTCGGTATCATGAAGCATTTGCATGAGCGtcatgttttttttttttttttgtcgtATCTTTCCTatgtgtttttctttttgtctcatCTTGCCTCTACATGAATTACCGTCAGCTTCTGGTTTGCATTATATTGAGCTGGCTCATTTCACAAGCCGCTGTTACTGGTCTGTCTTGGTGTATATTAGAACCGAGCAAGGATGATGCATCATGGATTACAGTCGCTTTGCCCTTTGTTCGATGTGGCTATTGGCGTTGTTTTGTACACTTGTCTCGAAGTTGTTGCATGGCACCTTATAATGTAATTCTGCATGTCATGTAGGTCTAGAGCTAGATCTCATGCACGTAGCATATAATCTACCGAGTATCGAACCTATCACGACCAACGCGACTTCCGCAATGATTCAAGTTTCCCGAGTAGTCAAGGGGGTGCTGAGCGAATTGTCTTCAAGATTGTGGTTGGGATACCATTAATGTGTATACAAATTATAAATACTTCGATGATTTGGAAAGGGCAAAACTAATTTCCTCtgaaggaaatcaagcaaTAAATATCTCTCATAACACAGGACCTTACAAAAGTGTCGCTTATCCCGAGAGCTCAAAGATATATCCCCGCGGTCAAAGAAGTTAAAGGACTAGTCTGGCCATAAGAAGGGCTTGGAATGACTATATTTCACTTTAAGTTAGCTGCCGGACTCGTCTGTGAATGAGTTGTGAGTTGTGTGATTCTTCGGGGATCTCATTTACCCCTTGTGGACAGGACTAGACGGGTATAGAGCTTTAGTATCCGATATAGCCTTCTTATATAGAAGATACGGATAATGACCCATAATTATGGCCATAAAATGAGAAATTCTTATAGATTATCATTGGCCAGTGCCTCTGTAACTGTTAACATGTGcactattatataaatagataCAGGGATCATTGGTTCCCACTGGGATCAACTATAGTGGTCTCTTTTTATCCAGTGGGATAGTGTATCCTAGAGTGTGGTATTAGCAGTCAGCCTATATTGTACATGTTAAGCTCACCTTCTGACGGACTGATGCTTTCTCTCAAGCAATACACCGACCTACCATTAGAAATCTAGGAATCTAGGATGGTCGGTAAGGATGTGCTGTATACCAATTGGCCACAAAGTCTGAAAGACCAAAAATGTCTATAAGATGGTATAAATAGTAAGTAGGTATATACTAGGAGGTGTACATTGTGATTTATCTTTTTTAGACTTCAGTGAGGGATATCGATATATTGTTGTCTTAAGGTTAAATATACTTCTGTCTCGGGTGAGTCGAGTCTCGACTCTCACATACAAAGGTCAGGTCTTTTGTCATCTGATTCGATAGCCGTATGTGGTAAGCTATGCTATTCAGTATTTTGCGCAGCGGagtgaagagaagcaagcatTATATGCTCAAGTGATGGCGGATTGATCGACCAGATAGGAGTAAAGAGTTGGACCATTATTGTACAGTAGCGCGGCAGCTGTAACCTGCTACCTAATGGATTGACTTTGGTTGAAAGTTGAGTAGCCCCGATGTGGTTATACAGTATACTGACCCTTTGCAGATTCTAGAGCTTCTGATAGAGACAGTACTACGGTAGAAGGTCCTGGTAGACCGTAGACGGTATACTAAGTTCCAAGTTCTAATTAATTGTAAACTGAACATAGAAATACGATGctaaaaataaatttttaGGAACGCACTGTATATATGACTCTGGGCATGATTGGAATGGATTCTATTCGTGGCCTTTGTACCCAGTGGAATAACGTACCCTAGAGCGTGGCTCTAACAGATGTCCAGGGCCCCTGACATGTTCATGGACCATGGTCTGACACACACCAAACTGTCCTGGACAGACTGTCCAGGACTTAAGCTGACTCCGGGGACCAGGCTTGAATGCTGCCCGTAAAATATACATGAGAGTTGAGACATCTAGTCTTGACTCCTTCACTTCCCACTCACATGAAGTTTTGGTAGTCAAGTAGAGATCAGGTAGAGTCCAAGAGTTCAAACTTCAGCTTGTGTATTTAAAGTTTAAACCTCTTCCCACTCACTATGGGCTATTCATTCCATGGAATTACCTTTCCCAACGGTGAGCCTAATAATTAATTACTGCTAGTCAGCTGGCATCGCTGGCTGCCGGGACACGCTCTGCTGCGTGCAAAACCACGACCGTTAGCTAGTTAGCTAGGGCTGCCCCTAAAGCTTAGGGCCCGCAAGGGCGCAACCCGGGCTTTGTTGTACCCATAGGCCGCCGGGCGCGACGGCCACGGTGAGCTGGGCAGCCTGGGCTTAGCGGCTGCCCAGCCCTTCAGGGGAAATGCGACTTCTAGCCTCAAGTTCCCGAGAGACTGTTTTAGAAGCCTAGTTTCTGATTGACTGAttccaaaccccaacatGATAAGTAGAGCCTATGCTGCATGCAGTAGCACGCTGCACAAGTATAAAGAACAATGTATTCTTGACTTTTCTAATTTATTGAAGACTCTTATTATATTGAAAATAATAGACATTATAGACTATTTAGTTGTGACTTACAGCTGAGAGAATGGTGGACAGTGGATGATAACTTGATAAGTATACCGGATTCTGACCAGTTGGCGGTTCCTCGGGTTAGCCCGGGGACCATGCAAAACCAGTTGGCAGGTCAGGTCATTCCAGTTTATTTACTGTCCATGAGACTATCCTTAAAATCAAAAGTATAACCAGTCAATAAGTAACTTTGAAGTAGTATTCTTCTAGTCATCTACTGGTGTATTTCAGTATTTTGTTGGCCCTTGATTTGATTCTGAATTTCTGATACTGGCCGCGATAGTTGGGTGGCCAGCCAAGGCCCATGCTAGAGAACTTTTGATGTCCCGGGCGCAACTCGCAAGCAACATGCGACATAGCTCTAAGGCACAGGCTGCGCTGTACTGTCCCTGATAAATTCGTACAAATGAGAACCATAACTATTCTAGAAAAACAAATCTATCGGATTTCGAGATTACTTCGACATCGAGCCAGGTGGACTCTGATTAGTCATCCAATATCAATGCCAAGCATTCGCAGAGATAATAAACAGACATCTTTCAGCAGCTCTACAGTCTCCCATCAATGGCtctattttaattttaaaaGTAGGATCATGTTTAGGAAATTCTACTTTATATGTTAAAGTAGTTTTAACCATATATTTTTCGGGTTGGTAGAGGCCCGTGCTGATTGGTCAGTTTTTGTCATTTTGACTGGTGGCGCTCAAGACACGGCGCAAAAGGGCGAAACCAGACGGCCTGGAAACGTCTGTTTTTAGgttcttttctatcattGTGTTCTTTATATAGTTTTATTATGGTTTCTTACCCCCCGACAGCTATGGCCTGCTTCCCAACtaagagatggagaaggtaACGGATGATAATATAGGGAAACAAccaatcttctttttattgtttttctctACAAGTTTCAACTTCAAATCTCTTCTAAAGAGACCTGATGAGATTCTGATTAATCCATTTTTGATATCAAGATCCATGACTAAGCAACGAAAACGCCCCGAATAGGCTTAGCTCCTGGACTAGCGCGGGTCTTAGCGTCATGAGATCCAAATCCAACTCTCCTGATCTTCACCTCCTGGACCTGAAGTTCCTTTTGGCGTTCTTTCTGGTCTCTTCAACCCTCCAAAAGGACTTTCTTCCGGCCTGTCTATTCCTGATTTCTATATTTTCGGCTCTATCTCGCCATGCCGGTCAAGATGGTTATCGATTTGACAGGAGATTCTGATTCTGAAGACCAGATCCGCTCGCAGGTTAGTTTTCTTTGGTGTTCTGAGACTAGGGATTCAGACCCGGACGTGCCATTGTCAACAAATCCGTGTTTAATAGCCACAACGGCCAGCTAGTATGGCCACTACCCTATACTAGTAGTCTACACACAACTTTTGTCTGGATCATCTTGAGTGGCCTCTATCTTATTCAACCACCCTCTCTTATTCATGCTTAGAATCTTCATGTTCTGCTGTACAATACATATAATTTCTGTGGTATATTACTGTCCGGAACTTCTCAGTTTTCATTCAATTTTAATTAGCCTTCAACACACCTCCTATCCGATTGTCTCTCAACTAATATCAAACTAGCTGCACTCAAACATTCAGTCGGCTACACCCACTTTTTTCACCCACTTAGCACATCGGACACCGTCATCGTCTGTCCCTTTAAAGAGAAAGTCGGAGAGAAGTCCAGAGTCAGAGCTATAtgattcttttttcaacTTCAAGAGAAAGCCTTCTGCGCCCTCAGTGGAATCCTCTGCGGCTTCAAGTTCTGTCCCCCATCAGAACAATCTGCCGAATGGCAGTACCATAGCTACTACAAAGCTCCAATCTAGCACCCCTAGCCCGAGTCCGGTCATTAAGGAGCAGAGTCTGCCGGCACGGGCCATCAGTGTTGTAGTCCCTTCTCCATCGTcacagctgaagaaggaaattgagTCTGCCAAGTGGGCATCAAGCTCTCAAAGTTGTACCCCTGAGCTGAAGGGAGTCCTGGAGAAATTCTATCCAACTAACGCACATGTAGAGCGCGGTCGCAAGGGTGCTTATCCAGCAGCGAGGAAAGTCAACCGTGCTGCAATCCCTCTGCCTACTGGCACACCCGGGCCCATCTTACAGAAGAGACCAGAGGCCCTTGACCAGCAATACCGTACTCTGGAACGCAAGCTTTCTACGATCAAGGGACCTAAGATCACGTTTGCGCCAGCTGATGGACCAAAGCTCGCAAAGGTGACCGCTAATTTTCAGTTCATTAATAGCTATAAACTTCACAAAGGGGTTTCCCCTGCTCCAGCTGAATTCATTGGAGGCTGCAGCTGTGGTAAACACTGTGATCCTGAGAGGTGCCCCTGCTCTGAAAAGGAGGATGATTCAACTGAGAACATCATTCCGTACCAAAGAGCTAAGGACCGCCCAGACCTGCTAGTCCTGACTCCAGAATTCCTGAGGCGCACCGCAATGATTTTCGAATGTGGTGCGCAGTGTGCCTGCGATAAGAGCTGTTGGAATCGGGTTGTTCAGCGTGGCAGGACTGTGGAATTGGAAATTTTCTATACTGGCAATCGTGGCTTTGGTAGGTTCACCATCTCTTGCTAATTCAGTAATAAATAAGGAAACTCTACTAACATTCAATGAATAGGCCTCCGGTCTCCTAGATACATCAGAGAGGGCCAATTTATCGACTGCTACCTAGGAGAAGTTATTACCAAACAACACGCAGATATTCGCGAAGAGACTGCCGTGAAAAATGGCCATTCCTATCTCTTTGGACTCGACTTCTCTCCcgaagttgatgaagaagacatcTACGTCGTCGATGGACAGAGGTTCGGCTGTGCAACTCGTTTCATGAACCACTCCTGCAAACCAAACTGCCGGATGTTCACCGTCACAAACACCATCGGAGACGAGCGTCTCTATAACCTggctttcttcgccttgaaAGATATCCCACCGATGACCGAATTGACGTTTGATTACAACCCTGGCACAGAGAGAAGCGAAAAAGTCGACTCTAGTGTCGTCGCTTGCCTGTGTGGAGAGGATAACTGTCGAGGTCAACTCTGGCCGAGCAAACGCAAGGGCACCAAATAAACTTCATTGTCCCCTCGCCTTGCATATTCACTTCTAACCCCCCTTTCCACTACCATCTCAGActtcttttgtatgtatcataCACATTGCATTTAGCGTCTGTGTTGCATTGGGAGCGTTTACACAACTGTATCTGGCGTTTCTATCGTTGATGAGCGATCTTAcctcttttttgcttcaaaGTGCATATTCTACAGGATGAGGCTGGGCCTTCTCCCCAGCATAAACAGCATTACCCACGACATATTCTCAATTTCAACATGGACGACTATTCATTGTTTAGCTGGGGCTATCACGATACATGTTCTACTGATATGTACCCGCGGAAGGCACAGATGCGTTCCACTTGTC is a window from the Aspergillus oryzae RIB40 DNA, chromosome 6 genome containing:
- the kin1 gene encoding putative serine/threonine protein kinase Kin1 (serine/threonine protein kinase), which produces MSTTAPSSASPSVVRSHSTTSRPPSYRPVVSSDNPHRTRSVAVRPATAHQSSPQHHHHHSQHYHSHSHSKSQSYDRRPPSNQAVFDNIARRDLEHPVSTRRSNSRERSQERPSTAYRAEPPSNKHHRNLSVQGHQRDSIDMAAAGPVMAEGVAGPQQIASGSRLHPGTMPSKRRTTITTPSGQWALGKTLGAGSMGKVKVGKNIETGEQVAVKIVPRQSTEEHRSSRDAERADRSKEIRTAREAAIVSLVNHPYICGMRDVVRTNYHWYMLFELVNGGQMLDYIISHGKLKEKQARKFARQIAGALDYCHRNSIVHRDLKIENILISKTGDIKIIDFGLSNLFSPRSLLKTFCGSLYFAAPELLQARQYTGPEVDVWSFGIVLYVLVCGKVPFDDQSMPKLHAKIKQGVFEFPQGLSAVTELGIMAECRSIISRMLVTDPKQRASLAEIMNHPWMNKGYSGPPENYLPHREPLQLPLDPEVIEKMTGFDFGSPEYITAQLTKILESEDYQHAVRTSIREHPAPNHGEKKRGMFDFYKRRNSTSRDTLSAPSAEAVQLGNDPLNAYSPLLSVYYLVKEKLEKERAEKSPGALGVPHSAGDAMLQMPDLPAPEAAHTNQYQVPGEKDNTRRARPRARTHGDDDLAEGVKNLNLAPGQGSPAPTASQPETPVKKESTAAGILRRFSTRRTKDRGRDPDRGRVSNQTPQKETRTGRTHASRTMSLGHARRESIQARRARRDAAREANVPEETDADISGAGTALESANEGEDLSKPVYLKGLFSVSTTSSKPLPVIRADIIRVLRQLSVDYDEIKGGFSCCHTPSIEIDKVVDVGPPSPDRQGHVSNHRRRISFGGFLGHDDGKEEIRHTPRSQRRTRAPDHSFVTNSEASEEYLAARDNNVVVGERVMGETTTRVQSDTGENLVLRFEILIVKVPLFSLHGIQFKKVSGGMWQYREMAKKILDALKL
- the clrD gene encoding histone-lysine N-methyltransferase Clr4 (proteins containing SET domain), whose product is MILFSTSRESLLRPQWNPLRLQNNLPNGSTIATTKLQSSTPSPSPVIKEQSLPARAISVVVPSPSSQLKKEIESAKWASSSQSCTPELKGVLEKFYPTNAHVERGRKGAYPAARKVNRAAIPLPTGTPGPILQKRPEALDQQYRTLERKLSTIKGPKITFAPADGPKLAKVTANFQFINSYKLHKGVSPAPAEFIGGCSCGKHCDPERCPCSEKEDDSTENIIPYQRAKDRPDLLVLTPEFLRRTAMIFECGAQCACDKSCWNRVVQRGRTVELEIFYTGNRGFGLRSPRYIREGQFIDCYLGEVITKQHADIREETAVKNGHSYLFGLDFSPEVDEEDIYVVDGQRFGCATRFMNHSCKPNCRMFTVTNTIGDERLYNLAFFALKDIPPMTELTFDYNPGTERSEKVDSSVVACLCGEDNCRGQLWPSKRKGTK